The genomic DNA CGGTTCAAGGTTCGGAGTTCGGAGTTCGGAGAAATCAGTTAATGTGAATATTACCACAGCATGTTTTTTTGCTGATGCGCCCCCTTAACCGTCATTCCGGCATGCTTTAAGCCGGAATCCAGGGACTTTGGTTTTCTCATTTTCTGGAAAAACCTGGATTCCCGATAAAGACATTCGGGAATGACGGAAAAAGTGTCGCTGTAGTAATATCGAATTTCGAATTATGCATGAGGGTTTAACACGAAAAAACGAATGGGGAAGGTCTGTTCAACCTTTATTGAACGGTGAGTATGGTAGTCCCTCTGACCGTGGTTCCGGGAACAACAGCGGCAAGTTCAATATCGGTTTGGGTACTGACAGAGGGGGCTGTATAGGTGGCGATCAAGGCTCCTCCGAAAGTACTTCCGCTTAAGGTAGTGTCTGTCCCGTTGAAAGTTCCTCCTCTGGAAGAAGTCAGGATAATGGTGGCCTCGGTCCGTCTTCCTTGAGAATCGGTGACGATGACGGTCAGGCTCGTTGTTGCACCGGAGGCGATCGGGTTATTTCCCACAGTCACGGTGACCATGGCCGCTGTGCCGCTGGAACTTCCCGATCCGGTTGTCGTTCCACTGCTAACGCTGTCTTTTTTGTTGACATCCGAAACATTGCAGCCCCATAAGGCCAACAATGCCAACAGCGACAAAAAAAAGAAAAGGATTCTATGAGAGGTAAAACCTATTCCCAACTGGTGATATCCTTGTCCTCGCCTTCCCCGCCCGGTTTATTGTCGCGGCCCAGGGAATAGAGATCATATTCCCCGTTGGTTCCAGGGCTTTGATAAAAATAAGGCTTTCCCCAGGGATCCAGGGGGACATTTTTTTTAAGGTAAGGGCCATCCCATTTTTCAACACCGGGATTGGTCATCAAAGCATTTAACCCCTCTTGCGTTGTGGGATAGATGCCGGCATCCAACCTATACTGGTCCAGGGCCTGACCCAACAATTCAATTTGGGCCTTACCCGCCGATTGTTTCCCTTTGCCTAATTTAGGGAAAAGCCGGGGGGCAACCAGAGCGGCCAATAAGCCGATGATAACCATCACCACCAGCAGCTCGATTAAGGTGAAACCCCGATGACCTGATATGGTTTTTCTGCTCTTGATACCCATCTTTGTCCTACTGAGTTCGGCTCCCCGAAATTTTCAGCATTAAAAATTTTAAAGAATATTAAGGCGATAGTCAACTAAAATTTTGTTATTTCTTTTCTTCCCCAAAACGATCTGTAAATATTTTGCTGTCGGCGTTTTTCAGGACCTGTTGTACAAACTCTTTGATTTTTTCTCTTTTTATTTCTTCGACAGCCATGGCCATAACCTTATCCTTCAGCTTCTCGAAGGGCTGGATTTCTTCCTTCTTTCTATCATCCATTTTGATAATGTGATAGCCGAAAGGGGTTTCAACGATATTACTGACTTCTCCCGGATTCAAGGCAAAGGCTGCCTCATCAAAGGGTTTAACCATCCTCCCTTTTTCAAAAAATCCCAGATCCCCTCCCTTGGCCTTTGAAACAGGGTCATCGGAAAGCTCTCCGGCCAGTTTGGCAAAATCCTCCCCGGATTTAATCTTCTTAAGCGCCTCCCCGGCCCGCTCTCTGGCCTTTTTCCTGTCGTCCCCGGAGGCCGATTGATCCACCTTGATCAGGATATGCCGGATCTTGACCTGTTCAGGGGTTTTGAAACGGGCCAGATTCTTATCATAATAACTTTTGGCCTGAGCTTCGGTGACATGAACTTTATTGATGACTTCTTCTTTGATCAATTCATTAGCCAGGACACTATCAATGGTCAAAGCAAGGGTCTCTTGTATCTCCTTTCGTTTATCCAGCCCCTTCTTCCTGGCTGCCTCTCCCAGGGCGATGGTTTGGACCATATTCTGTAGCAAACCGATTTCCATTTGCTTATCTTTAGGCGGCATCCCCCCCCTTTTTTTAAGCAACGCTTCAAATTCGGTCTTGGTGATCACCCTGTTGCCCACTTTAGCCACAACATCCTTTTCTTCGGCCTGGACCGTGGTCATCCCGAAAAACAGCAACCCGATTAAAATAATGCCACTTTTAGTAATAGTCCTCTTGCCCATATTCTCTTATCCCTCCTGCAATTGAGCCATAATGACTTCTCTGAAATTATTAAGCGCTTAATGCCAATACATGGACATAGAAAGTCTGCATTGGCTTCTATTTTACACAAGCCCCCGGGTATAGGAATAGTGTATGGACCTTATATTGCTTTTTGAAAGACGGTATTTTTAAGGTAGGATTGGTCAGGCCTTCCGTTTTTTCTGAACTTTTTCAGAACCAGCTCCGTTGCTTAAATTCTTTACTCAACCCAATTAGTAAGGGTTACTTGGGTAGGCCTATAATAAACCTTGGCATTATTATTAAGTCTGATAGTTGAGGCATCCCCGCTGGCACCCCCGGATAAGGTTCCCCAGACTTCTGCATTATTATCCAATCTAATATCATATCCGGGGGCATAAATTGCCCCTTTAAGTATGGCATTGTTATCTATTAGAGCCACTAATGAACTCGGAACAGTTCCTTGGACAATAATTAATAAATCGCGAGGGTTTCCTGAATTATTGAAAGTAGCTCCGTTATCTATGGTTAAGGATTGGGTATAGATGGTTACCGGCCCGGAAAGGGAAACCACTGCGCTATTATCAAAAGTCATGGAAGAACAATAATAAACCCCTGGTGTTATGGTCCCGGTAGAATGATGAGGATAAGAGCAGCCTATGGAAGGTGCAGGGGGTGTTGGAGAGGGCACCGGAATGATCGGCATATTGGCGGCAGAAACATTCGTGTTAGTACAAGCACAGGATGAGCTATAGCATAACGGATTCGAAGGATTGGTCGGATCACAGTCTACATAGGCATTATTCCCCATGCTTATCCCCCCCCGGCTTCTGACGGCCAGATCCTTTTGGAAAGTAGCCGTAACCTGCCTCTGGGCATTCACGGGAGATC from Deltaproteobacteria bacterium includes the following:
- the gspG gene encoding type II secretion system major pseudopilin GspG, translated to MGIKSRKTISGHRGFTLIELLVVMVIIGLLAALVAPRLFPKLGKGKQSAGKAQIELLGQALDQYRLDAGIYPTTQEGLNALMTNPGVEKWDGPYLKKNVPLDPWGKPYFYQSPGTNGEYDLYSLGRDNKPGGEGEDKDITSWE
- a CDS encoding peptidylprolyl isomerase, translated to MGKRTITKSGIILIGLLFFGMTTVQAEEKDVVAKVGNRVITKTEFEALLKKRGGMPPKDKQMEIGLLQNMVQTIALGEAARKKGLDKRKEIQETLALTIDSVLANELIKEEVINKVHVTEAQAKSYYDKNLARFKTPEQVKIRHILIKVDQSASGDDRKKARERAGEALKKIKSGEDFAKLAGELSDDPVSKAKGGDLGFFEKGRMVKPFDEAAFALNPGEVSNIVETPFGYHIIKMDDRKKEEIQPFEKLKDKVMAMAVEEIKREKIKEFVQQVLKNADSKIFTDRFGEEKK